GGCCGTAACAGCCTCGCGCTGGGCGTCGTTGAGGGGATCAATAATCGGGGAAACATCCATTGATAAATATCACTGTGCTTGGGTGGCTTTGACTTGCGAATTATAACAGGGCCGGGACCGACGGGGGTGACTGGTGCCAGATAAAGGTATTCACCCAAATCCCGCAGGGAACGGTCGCCAACTCCGCCGAAAACACAAATTAACACTGTGATACAAATCACAATGTTATCTAGTTAGCAGACTACCTAAACTGCAGCAGCCTCAAGTCCCGAGGTGGGTTGTCCGGGAATCACACCATGCTGTCATCACTCAAGATCTCACAAAAGCTCAGCCTGCTGGTTGGCGTCGCAATCGTTGCTTTCGTTATCAGTCAGGGTTTCTCCATCCTTACGGAACGTTCGAACTCTGAACGTCTGAACCAGGTGAAGGACAGATTGTACCCGACCTTGGAGCTCACGACGGTCAATCTGGGCCAGCTGCAACTGATGGAGCAGCAAATCAATGGATCCGTAGCCACCGGTGATGATCAGCAACTGGACGATACACGGGAATTCCGCGACACCATTTTAGCGAATTTGCGCGAAGTGTCCGATCTGAACCCGGAACTGGCCAAAAACTCTAAAGCCCTCAGCCAGGCCCTCGAGCGCTATTATTCTGAAGCCACGCGTATTGCCACCGCCATCATCGAGGGCACCGCTGACTTTTCCCGCATTGGTGATGAAGCCTCTGCCAATGCCCGCAGGCTTGAGCAACTTCGTACCGACCTTAACGACATGCGCCTGCAGACCCGCAGCCGTTTCCAGGGTGCCATCACCGACACCGTGGAGGCTTCCAGTACGTCCACCTCTCTGGCTATAACCATACTCGTTGTTGCACTGGTGCTTCTCACGGGGCTCAGCCTGGTGATTGGAAAATCCATTGGCAATAGCCTGCGACAAATTATTGAATCCCTTGAGAACATGGCTTCTGGTGAAGGTGACCTCACCTCCCGCATCCACTACGAGGGTAAGGACGAACTTCGTGAATTGGTGGACCAGTTCAACCTCTTCATTGAAAAACTGCACAAATCCTTTGCCACCATTCGCGATGACGTCAACCGATTAAACTCTGTCACAGATCATCTGACGAGCACCAGTCAGACCAACCTGGAGCGCATCAGCAGTCAGGCTCAGGCGATTTCATCTACCCGCAACTCAGTGGATGAGCTGGTTCGCAGTGTAGAAGAGGTCGCTGGTTTTGCCTCCAGCGCGTCTGACCAGACACAGGATGCTGCAAAGTTTGCCCAGTCGGGTCAGGAGAAGGTCAACATTAACGTTGCCAGCATTCGTGAACTGGTGGCCGAGATCGAAAAAACGTCCAGTCTTGTTAACCAGTTTGATGAATTCTCTTCCCGGGTAGGCGGACTGCTGGACACGATCCAGACAGTTGCGGAACAGACCAACCTGCTGGCACTCAACGCTGCGATTGAAGCGGCCCGCGCCGGTGACCACGGGCGTGGATTCGCCGTAGTTGCCGACGAAGTGCGTGGCCTGGCCGTTCGCACCCACAAGTCGACTGAAGAAATCCAGGGTGTCATTTCCGAGCTATCGAAGCTTTCGTCGGCTGCCGTGACCTCCATGGAACACAGCGTCAGCAAGGCCCACCAGGGAGTGGAAGCCACCACGGAGTCGGGTGAAATCCTCAATCGCATTCTCAGCAACGTACAGCAGATCAGTGAGCTTAACGAACAGATCGCTGCAGCCACCTATGAACAGAGCACCACGTTCAATGAAGTAACCGGCCAAATGACAAACATGCACAGAAACGCAGAAGCCGTAATGGAGAGCACTGATGAACTGGATGTGGTCAGCCGTGACATCCAGAAGGTGAGCTCGGGTCTGCATTCAGTGGCCAGTCAGTTTCGAGTTTAATTCGCCCTACCCTCCCAACCAGGAATAGCAAACTATGAGAATCTACTTTCGCCTGGCGCCCCTCGCGCTTGCCATCGCTGCCGGCAGTGTCATGGCGCAGTCCAGTGACGAAGCCGTTGCCCAGATGCAACAGCAACTCAAGGCCATGCAACAACAGCTGAACTCAGTGAACAATGATCGCGTTCGCTTCAACGGCTTTTTCAGCACCGGCTACAGCCGCGCCAGCAATGATGCAGGCTTTGACGGCATTACTGAGGAAACCAGCGTTGCCGATCAGAGTCTGCTGGCGCTGCAGGGCACGTTTGATGTCACCGAAAAGAGCCAGGCGGTCATGCAGCTGGTCGGCCGCGGATCCGAGGACTGGGATCCCGTGATCGAGTGGGCTTACCTGAGCCATCGGCCCACCAACAATCTGCAGCTACGTGCCGGCAAGATGCGTCTGCCATTTTTCATGTACTCGGACTCGCTGGAAGTGGGCTACTCCCAGACCTGGGCCCGACCTCCTGCCGCAGTTTATGACCCTGTAGCAATTCAAAGCTACGTGGGCGCTGATGCCACCCATACCCTGAACTTCGATGGTTCATCACTGACCACCCAAGTGTTCACCGGCTTTACCGAGGAAGAAGGCAACATTTCCGAAGTTGAGTTGCGTAATACTGCAGGTTTGACCCTGGGCTGGACCGATTACGTCTGGACAGTGAGAGGTATTGCGGCCACCGGAGAAACTTCAATCAATGCCACCCGCCTCGCAGCCATTGCCGAAGCCAATGGGCTTCAGTTGGTTGATGGCCAGGCGATTCTCGCCGATGAAGAAAGAGGCAATTTCTTCGGTATTGGCCTGGGCTTTGATGACGGCACCTGGCAGGTTATTTCCGAAATTACCCGGGTAGAAGTTGACGGTAAGTTCGCTGATACCGACTCTGCTTACCTTTCTGTTGCCCGTCGTTTCGGAGCGTTCACACCCTATGCCGTCATTGGCTGGGTTGAAAGCCAGGACAATGACGAGCGGGAAGCCGCATTCCTCGCCCAGGCCCCCTCGGGTGCAGTCGTGCCAGCCGTGCCGGAATCGATACTCAACACGCGCCGGGATGAATACAGCGTCGGTATGCGCTGGGATATCACACCCGGTGTTGCCATCAAAGCGGACATTACCCATGTTCGTGGATTTGAAGATTCAGCCGGGGGGCTCAACCCCGCTTTTGTTCTGACCAGCGACAACGACAGCACCAACGTTTATACCCTTAAACTCGACTCGGCATTCTGAGGAGGCCTGACATGAACAAGCAAAGCCTGATTATACTGGCAAGCCTGCTGCTCAGCCCCCTGGCGATGGCTGAGGTGGTGGTTATTGGCCATCCCGCTGGCCCGGACAGTATCAGTTCGAACCAGGTCCGGGATATCTACCTGAATCGCAGCCAGCAACTGCCAGATGGCCAAAAAGCCAGGGCGTTCGAACTCCCGGAAGGCAACAGCGCCCGCTCGGAGTTTCACGATAAGGTCACTGGCCGTAACGATGCCCAACTCAAGGCTTTCTGGTCTCAACAAGTGTTCACTGGTCGTGGCCAACCGCCCGAGGAACAAGGCAATGCCGCGGCAATAAAAGCCCGGGTTTTATCTACGCCGGGCAGCATTGGCTATCTTGATGCTGCGGATGTGGACGCTACAGTCAAGGTTATATTGACGCCGTAAGTTTCCAATACCCGGGGGGCCAGCCAATGGCCGGGCCCCGGGCAGAACTGGTCATCATCGGCCATCACGGTGGCCCCGACACCATTACGTCACAACAGGTAAAGGACATTTACCTGAACCGCAGCTCACGCCTGGCTGAAGTCGTTCTGGTCACGACAGGTGTTAACCGGGAAGGGGCATCCGCCGAGGGAGGTCTCCTCGGCGAACAGTATGAAGAGTGTGGTGTCATCCACCCTGGGCAGTATCGGCTATCTCGACTCTACCCTGGTGGATGATTCGGTGAAGGTCCTGTTGACGCCGCAGCCTTAAAAGCCGCGGGGTACAGTCTGGGCTTCGACAAATTCGAACAGGCCTTCCAGGCCGCCCTCACGGCCGATGCCGGAGGCCTTCATACCACCGAAAGGCGCTTCCGGCGTTGGGCCGGTCCCGGTGTTCCAGCCACAGTGGCCAAAACGTAGCCCGGCAGCCACTCGCTGGGCACGCTCCGCATCTGCAGTGAACACATAGGAGGCCAGGCCGAATTCGGTGTCGTTACCGGCTTCTATGACTTCCTCTTCGGTACGGAACAGGGCCATGGGCACCAGTGGACCAAAGGTCTCTTCGCGATAACACTCCATATCCCGGTTAACACCGGTGATCACCGTTGGCGGAAAGAAAAGACCATCACCCAGTTCCTTCGGCTGTTTACCGGCAACGAGGCCAGCGCCCTTCTCGAGCGCATCTTCAAGGTGGCGTCTGACTTTGTCGAAGCCGGCCTTGTTGATCAGCGGGCCGAGATCGACATCACCGTTGATACCGTCACCTACCGTCATCTTGTTCACTCGTTCGGCGAGTTTCTCACCGAAGGCATCGGCCACTTTCTCGTGGACGAAAATCCGGTTGGCGCAGACACAGGTCTGGCCACCGCCACGGAACTTGTTGGCAATAAGGTTATCGGCAGCGGCATCCAGGTCGGCATCGTCAAAGACGATATACGGTGCGTTACCGCCCAGCTCCAGCGCCAGCTTCTTAACCTGGTCTGCCGTGTCCAGGATCAGCTTGCGACCCACTTCCGTGGAACCGGTGAAGCTGAGCATGGGGACGTCGGGGCTCTCGCACAGCACCTTGCCGATTACGCTGGCCTTGCCCATCACCAGGTTGACCATGCCATCGGGAATATCTGTGTGCTTGTCCATCAGGGTGAACAGGGCAATCATCGTCAGTGGTGTTTCACTGGCCGGCTTGATTACCGATGGGCACCCCGCCGCCAGGGCCGCGGACAGTTTCTTGGCAATCATCCCGATGGGGAAATTCCAGGGCGTAATCAGACCGGTAACGCCAATGGGGCGATAATGCACGGTCCAGGTACAATCCTTCGGCTTCTCTGTCAGGGTGTGGGCATCCAGCGCCTGGATATGTTTGGAGCAGTAGTCAAAGAAGCCGGCGGCATAGTCCACTTCGCCCTGGGCTTCCTTGAGGGGTTTGCCGTGCTCCATGCACAGGATGCGCCCCACTTCTTCTTTGTTGGCCTTGAGAGCGTCGCGGATATCTTCCAGCCATTTGCGCCGGGTTTCAATGCTGTATGGGCTGGTCAGGCGAAGGGCGGATTTGCCGGCGGCAACGGCATCCTTCACCTCGCTTTCCGACATCGACGCCACACTGGCAATCACCTTGCCCGTGGCCGGGTTGTAGACATCGAAGGTGTTACCGTCCGGGGATTCAGTCCAGCGACCGCCGACATAGCCAGTCAGCTTGGGAAGCAATGGTGACTCGATCATCTCGGCTCCTTTTCAAAATGTATAAATTCGGGTTTGCGTCAGTGTGATATGTCTCTCATAGTGGATGCAGAAACCGCTACTGTAAAGTCAGACAAAGGTGTTTTGACCCACACCCGCGGGCGCCTATACTCGAACAATGTCATTATCAGGAGGCCGGAATATGAAGGCGTTTTTTCATCCCTCACAGGATCAGCATCTTCCCAAAACGTACTTTACCCGAGGCCAGATGCGCCAGCCCCAGGAAGTACCCGATCGTACCGGACAAATGCTGGAGGGGCTGAAAGCCATGGGTATCCCGGTGCTGCAGCCCGCGGATCAGGGCGCAGGAGCGATTTCGAAGGTTCACGACCTGAGCTATCTGCGCTTTCTGGAGTCTGCACACCGGCGCTGGTCAGAAATGGAGGACTGGGGTGACGAAGTCATGTCCAACATCTTTGTGCGCTCACCGAACGCCCTGAAAGGCATCCTTGCTGAAGCGGCTCGATATCAGGCGGATGGCAGCTGCCCGATCGGTGCAAATACCTGGGCTGCCGCCTACTGGTCTGCCCAGACGGCTCTCGGTGCCGCCGATGCCCTGATTGCCGGTGAACGCACTGCCTATGCGGTCTGCCGCCCACCGGGGCATCATGCCCGCAAGGACGCAGCCGGCGGCTTCTGCTACCTCAATAACGCAGCCATTGCTGCGGAACATATGAAAACCCGCTTTCCCCGGATCGCGATACTGGATACCGACATGCACCACGGCCAGGGCATCCAGGAAATCTTCTACGATCGCAGCGATGTCCTTTACGTATCCATTCACGGCGACCCCACCAATTTCTACCCGGTAGTCAGTGGTTACGAAGACGAACGTGGTGAAGGCGAGGGGCTTGGTTACAACATCAACCTGCCGATGCCTCACGGCTCGTCAGAGGACGACTTCTTCGCAAAACTTGAGGAGGCACTGGCCGCCATTCGCCTGTTCCAGCCAGACGCGCTGATACTTCCTCTCGGGTTCGACATCTATCACAACGATCCCCAGGCCAAAGTGTCAGTCTCCTCGGAAGGGTTCTGCCGTCTGGCTACCCATATCCGTCAGACCGGCCTGCCCACACTGATTGTGCAGGAAGGCGGCTATGATCTGGAAACCCTGAGCGAGAACGTGCAGCAGTTCTTCAAGGGGCTGGAAGGCTAAGCGGTCAATGCGCGGGGGCGTACACCTTGATGTTGGTGTGGCCCTCGGCTTTCAGGTTACAGGCGTGCATCCGGCTCATGGTGCCGCGGTCGCAATACAGCAAGTACTGCCTGTCGGCCGGAAGCGACGGGATGCGTTCGCTCAGCTCGTAGAAGGGAATTTCCACCACCTGGTTACTGGTGAGGTGCAACGGTGACTGCTCGCCTTCCGAGGGATGGCGAACATCAATAATGATGTCGTTCACATCCGGCGTATGCACCAGCTCCACCTCTTCCGGGGTCTGCGTGGTTTCCAGCAGAC
Above is a genomic segment from Marinobacter panjinensis containing:
- a CDS encoding phosphate ABC transporter substrate-binding protein codes for the protein MNKQSLIILASLLLSPLAMAEVVVIGHPAGPDSISSNQVRDIYLNRSQQLPDGQKARAFELPEGNSARSEFHDKVTGRNDAQLKAFWSQQVFTGRGQPPEEQGNAAAIKARVLSTPGSIGYLDAADVDATVKVILTP
- a CDS encoding NAD-dependent succinate-semialdehyde dehydrogenase — protein: MIESPLLPKLTGYVGGRWTESPDGNTFDVYNPATGKVIASVASMSESEVKDAVAAGKSALRLTSPYSIETRRKWLEDIRDALKANKEEVGRILCMEHGKPLKEAQGEVDYAAGFFDYCSKHIQALDAHTLTEKPKDCTWTVHYRPIGVTGLITPWNFPIGMIAKKLSAALAAGCPSVIKPASETPLTMIALFTLMDKHTDIPDGMVNLVMGKASVIGKVLCESPDVPMLSFTGSTEVGRKLILDTADQVKKLALELGGNAPYIVFDDADLDAAADNLIANKFRGGGQTCVCANRIFVHEKVADAFGEKLAERVNKMTVGDGINGDVDLGPLINKAGFDKVRRHLEDALEKGAGLVAGKQPKELGDGLFFPPTVITGVNRDMECYREETFGPLVPMALFRTEEEVIEAGNDTEFGLASYVFTADAERAQRVAAGLRFGHCGWNTGTGPTPEAPFGGMKASGIGREGGLEGLFEFVEAQTVPRGF
- a CDS encoding methyl-accepting chemotaxis protein, giving the protein MLSSLKISQKLSLLVGVAIVAFVISQGFSILTERSNSERLNQVKDRLYPTLELTTVNLGQLQLMEQQINGSVATGDDQQLDDTREFRDTILANLREVSDLNPELAKNSKALSQALERYYSEATRIATAIIEGTADFSRIGDEASANARRLEQLRTDLNDMRLQTRSRFQGAITDTVEASSTSTSLAITILVVALVLLTGLSLVIGKSIGNSLRQIIESLENMASGEGDLTSRIHYEGKDELRELVDQFNLFIEKLHKSFATIRDDVNRLNSVTDHLTSTSQTNLERISSQAQAISSTRNSVDELVRSVEEVAGFASSASDQTQDAAKFAQSGQEKVNINVASIRELVAEIEKTSSLVNQFDEFSSRVGGLLDTIQTVAEQTNLLALNAAIEAARAGDHGRGFAVVADEVRGLAVRTHKSTEEIQGVISELSKLSSAAVTSMEHSVSKAHQGVEATTESGEILNRILSNVQQISELNEQIAAATYEQSTTFNEVTGQMTNMHRNAEAVMESTDELDVVSRDIQKVSSGLHSVASQFRV
- a CDS encoding histone deacetylase family protein, which encodes MKAFFHPSQDQHLPKTYFTRGQMRQPQEVPDRTGQMLEGLKAMGIPVLQPADQGAGAISKVHDLSYLRFLESAHRRWSEMEDWGDEVMSNIFVRSPNALKGILAEAARYQADGSCPIGANTWAAAYWSAQTALGAADALIAGERTAYAVCRPPGHHARKDAAGGFCYLNNAAIAAEHMKTRFPRIAILDTDMHHGQGIQEIFYDRSDVLYVSIHGDPTNFYPVVSGYEDERGEGEGLGYNINLPMPHGSSEDDFFAKLEEALAAIRLFQPDALILPLGFDIYHNDPQAKVSVSSEGFCRLATHIRQTGLPTLIVQEGGYDLETLSENVQQFFKGLEG